Proteins encoded together in one Acanthochromis polyacanthus isolate Apoly-LR-REF ecotype Palm Island chromosome 12, KAUST_Apoly_ChrSc, whole genome shotgun sequence window:
- the crabp2a gene encoding cellular retinoic acid-binding protein 2a → MERKIPDFAGTWEMKSSENFEELLKTLGVNVMLRKIAVKAASKPLVEITQDGETLSIKTFTTVRTTHITFTVGQEFNESTVDGRPARYEAFPRWETDSKISCDQTLQKGEGPKTSWTREITAEGKLILTMRADDVICTRVYERQ, encoded by the exons ATGGAGCGCAAAATCCCAGACTTCGCCGGCACTTGGGAGATGAAGAGCTCTGAAAACTTCGAGGAACTCTTGAAAACTTTGG gCGTGAACGTGATGCTGCGTAAGATCGCGGTGAAGGCGGCGTCCAAACCGCTGGTGGAGATCACGCAGGACGGCGAGACGCTGTCCATCAAAACCTTCACCACCGTCCGAACCACCCACATCACCTTCACCGTGGGGCAGGAGTTCAACGAGAGCACGGTGGACGGACGTCCTGCACGGTACGAAGC TTTCCCTCGCTGGGAGACCGACAGTAAGATCAGCTGCGATCAGACTCTGCAGAAAGGAGAAGGTCCGAAGACGTCCTGGACCCGAGAGATCACCGCCGAAGGGAAACTGATCCTG acCATGAGAGCGGACGACGTGATTTGCACCCGAGTCTACGAGCGACAATGA